A region from the Lysobacter antibioticus genome encodes:
- a CDS encoding dihydroxy-acid dehydratase: MRSNAIKQGPARAPARAMLRATGLDDAAIARPLVAVVHTWSDVSPCNITLRDLAQHVRRGVHDGGGTPIEFNTIAVTDGIAMGTDGMRASLASRETIADSIELAVSGHCLDAMVLLVGCDKTIPAAAMAAARLDIPTVILYGGTIMPGHCPSKAGQDDKPLTVQDVFEAVGAHSAGRIDDAELHRIESHACPGAGACGGQFTANTMAMVLTFLGLSPLGLNDIPAIHADKPEAARACGEMVMHQLRNGGPRPRALLSPHALRNAARAVSATAGSTNAALHLLAIAHEAGVAFDLEEFEAAAHTPVIADLKPGGRYTAAEMFEFGGAALVARELKAAGLIEDIPTVTGRSFFQELAEARMADAQDVVRPIADPLKPRGGYSILYGNLAPEGCILKLAGHGREHFAGPARVFDSEEAAFAAVQARRINAGDIVVIRFEGPAGGPGMREMLAVTAALVGQGLSNDVALITDGRFSGATHGFMVGHISPEAAHGGPIARLREGDVVSIDVKTRRLDVAADLTAREPARIEPRVTTGVLAKYARLVGSASQGAVTAPGPLQSPATKNIDATLIDTPVPEPA, translated from the coding sequence GTGAGAAGCAACGCCATCAAGCAAGGCCCGGCCCGAGCCCCCGCACGCGCGATGTTGCGTGCGACCGGCCTCGACGACGCGGCCATCGCCAGACCGCTGGTCGCCGTCGTCCACACCTGGTCCGACGTTTCGCCGTGCAACATCACCCTGCGCGATCTGGCCCAGCACGTGCGCCGCGGCGTGCACGACGGCGGCGGCACGCCGATCGAGTTCAACACCATCGCCGTCACCGACGGCATCGCGATGGGCACCGACGGCATGCGCGCGTCGCTGGCTTCGCGCGAAACCATCGCCGATTCGATCGAGCTGGCGGTGTCCGGCCATTGCCTGGACGCGATGGTGCTGCTGGTCGGTTGCGACAAGACCATCCCGGCCGCGGCGATGGCCGCGGCGCGCCTGGATATCCCGACCGTGATCCTCTACGGCGGCACGATCATGCCGGGCCACTGTCCGTCCAAGGCCGGCCAGGACGACAAGCCGCTGACCGTGCAGGACGTGTTCGAGGCGGTCGGCGCACATTCGGCCGGGCGCATCGACGACGCCGAGCTGCACCGCATCGAATCGCATGCCTGCCCCGGCGCCGGCGCCTGCGGCGGTCAGTTCACCGCCAACACCATGGCGATGGTGCTGACCTTCCTGGGCCTGTCGCCGCTGGGCCTCAACGACATCCCGGCGATCCACGCCGACAAGCCCGAGGCCGCGCGCGCCTGCGGCGAAATGGTCATGCACCAGTTGCGCAATGGCGGGCCGAGACCGCGAGCGCTTCTCTCTCCCCATGCGTTGCGCAACGCAGCGCGCGCGGTCTCGGCCACCGCCGGTTCCACCAATGCCGCACTGCACCTGTTGGCGATCGCCCACGAAGCCGGCGTCGCCTTCGACCTGGAAGAATTCGAAGCCGCCGCGCATACGCCGGTCATCGCCGACCTGAAACCGGGCGGCCGTTACACCGCCGCGGAGATGTTCGAATTCGGCGGTGCGGCACTGGTGGCTCGCGAACTCAAGGCGGCCGGTTTGATCGAGGATATTCCGACGGTCACCGGCCGTTCCTTTTTCCAGGAGCTGGCCGAGGCCAGGATGGCCGACGCGCAGGACGTGGTGCGTCCGATCGCCGACCCGCTGAAGCCGCGCGGCGGCTATTCGATCCTGTACGGCAACCTCGCGCCGGAGGGCTGCATCCTCAAGCTGGCCGGTCACGGCCGCGAACATTTCGCCGGCCCGGCGCGCGTGTTCGATTCCGAAGAAGCCGCGTTCGCCGCGGTGCAGGCGCGCCGGATCAACGCCGGCGACATCGTGGTGATCCGCTTCGAGGGCCCGGCCGGCGGCCCCGGCATGCGCGAGATGCTGGCGGTCACCGCGGCCCTGGTCGGCCAGGGCCTGAGCAACGACGTCGCGCTGATCACCGACGGCCGCTTCAGCGGCGCCACCCATGGCTTCATGGTCGGCCACATCTCGCCGGAAGCCGCGCACGGCGGCCCGATCGCGCGTCTGCGCGAAGGCGACGTGGTCAGCATCGACGTCAAGACGCGTCGTCTCGACGTCGCCGCCGACCTCACCGCGCGCGAGCCCGCGCGCATCGAACCGCGCGTCACCACCGGCGTGTTGGCCAAGTACGCGCGCCTGGTCGGTTCGGCCTCGCAGGGCGCGGTCACCGCACCCGGCCCGCTGCAATCGCCGGCAACGAAAAACATCGACGCGACCCTGATCGACACCCCCGTTCCCGAACCCGCCTGA
- a CDS encoding threonine dehydratase: protein MDCDVASLAQVSAADLLAAQARLRRYLEPTPLHHAERFGCWLKLENLQRTGSYKVRGALNALLAARERGDHRTVIAASAGNHAQGLAWAAYRLGINVITVMPRCAPQTKIAGVAHWGATVRLHGETYDEAKAFAIELADQHDYRLLSAFDDPDVIAGQGTVGLELAAFAPDVVMVPIGGGGLAAGVVLALKSELLARTPAARRIRVIGAQVEGVDSMARALKGDRRLIEPVATLADGVRVKDPGRLTERVLESMLDDIVIVREAELRETLVRLALEEHIIAEGAGALALAAGRRIVGKRKCAVVSGGNLDAGVLARLLSEVRPRAPRRPRRRTREALGRETATIEADIYTLANLPPALRLSRGPSGPDSRPATDAPYSTRHSAVTEEVPA from the coding sequence GTGGACTGCGACGTAGCCAGCCTGGCCCAAGTCAGCGCCGCCGATCTGTTGGCGGCGCAGGCGCGGTTGCGGCGTTATCTGGAACCCACTCCGCTGCACCACGCCGAGCGTTTCGGCTGCTGGTTGAAGCTGGAAAACCTGCAGCGCACCGGCTCCTACAAGGTGCGCGGCGCCTTGAACGCCTTGCTGGCCGCGCGCGAACGCGGCGATCACCGCACCGTGATCGCCGCCTCCGCCGGCAATCATGCGCAAGGCCTGGCCTGGGCGGCTTATCGCCTGGGCATCAACGTCATCACGGTGATGCCGCGCTGCGCGCCGCAGACCAAGATCGCCGGCGTCGCCCACTGGGGCGCCACCGTGCGCCTGCACGGCGAGACCTATGACGAGGCCAAGGCCTTCGCGATCGAACTGGCCGACCAGCACGATTACCGCCTGCTGTCGGCCTTCGACGACCCCGACGTGATCGCCGGCCAGGGCACGGTCGGCCTGGAGCTGGCCGCGTTCGCGCCCGACGTGGTGATGGTGCCGATCGGCGGCGGCGGCCTGGCCGCCGGCGTGGTGCTGGCGCTGAAATCCGAGTTGCTGGCGCGCACCCCCGCGGCGCGGCGCATCCGCGTGATCGGCGCTCAGGTCGAGGGCGTCGACTCGATGGCGCGCGCGCTCAAGGGCGACCGCCGCCTGATCGAACCGGTCGCGACCCTGGCCGACGGCGTGCGGGTCAAGGACCCGGGCCGCCTGACCGAACGCGTGCTCGAGAGCATGCTCGACGACATCGTCATCGTCCGCGAAGCCGAGCTGCGCGAGACCCTGGTCCGCCTGGCCCTGGAAGAACACATCATCGCCGAGGGCGCCGGCGCGCTGGCCCTGGCCGCGGGCCGCCGCATCGTCGGCAAACGCAAATGCGCGGTCGTCTCCGGCGGCAACCTCGATGCCGGCGTGCTGGCGCGCCTGCTCTCGGAAGTGCGCCCGCGGGCGCCGCGGCGCCCGCGTCGGCGCACCCGCGAGGCGCTCGGTCGCGAGACCGCAACCATCGAGGCGGACATTTATACGCTGGCCAATCTTCCTCCCGCGCTGCGACTTAGCCGGGGCCCGAGCGGCCCCGACTCCCGCCCCGCCACCGATGCCCCGTATTCCACCCGCCATTCAGCTGTAACAGAGGAAGTCCCCGCATGA
- a CDS encoding aminotransferase class IV has translation MHLNAEILERPAQAETQSPAQAASTMRERAYAPARSEVLSAEVDGSTAARGSESRIGGEVPIAVDQPLIWFDGNFIAGDTPEAPLTTHAMHYGTAVFEGIRSYATADGGAAVFRLPEHMERMRKGAQMFGIDFDVDRASEATLATLRANGHRDAYIRPLTWMGTGSIGLDVDPLTQHLMIATLAKVVHLGGARTRLTVSPWKRNPATSLPALKLSGAYVNSILAKREAKQRGFDEALFTDDKGYVVECTGANVFMVKNGAITSVDHRDALPGITRDTMIELSGAQSREVTLHELLDADEVFVCGTAAEATAIAVLDRREFGDNPVTRELAALYARVVRGEESRYTSWLTPV, from the coding sequence ATGCACCTGAATGCCGAAATCCTGGAGCGTCCGGCCCAAGCCGAGACGCAATCGCCGGCGCAAGCCGCGTCGACGATGCGCGAGCGGGCTTATGCGCCGGCTCGCAGCGAAGTCCTGAGCGCTGAAGTCGATGGTTCGACCGCCGCTCGTGGCTCTGAGTCCCGCATTGGCGGCGAAGTCCCGATTGCGGTTGATCAACCACTCATTTGGTTCGACGGCAACTTCATCGCGGGCGACACGCCGGAAGCGCCGCTGACCACCCATGCCATGCACTACGGCACCGCGGTGTTCGAGGGCATCCGCAGCTACGCCACCGCCGACGGCGGCGCGGCGGTGTTCCGCCTGCCCGAACACATGGAGCGCATGCGCAAGGGCGCGCAGATGTTCGGCATCGACTTCGACGTCGACCGCGCGAGCGAGGCGACCTTGGCGACTCTGCGCGCCAACGGCCATCGCGACGCCTACATCCGTCCGTTGACCTGGATGGGCACCGGCAGCATCGGCCTGGACGTCGATCCGCTGACCCAGCACCTGATGATCGCAACGCTCGCCAAGGTCGTGCATCTGGGCGGCGCGCGCACCCGCCTGACCGTGTCGCCGTGGAAGCGCAATCCGGCCACGTCCCTGCCGGCGCTGAAGCTCAGCGGCGCCTACGTCAATTCGATCCTGGCCAAGCGCGAAGCCAAGCAACGCGGCTTCGACGAGGCGTTGTTCACCGACGACAAGGGCTATGTCGTCGAATGCACCGGCGCCAACGTGTTCATGGTCAAGAACGGCGCGATCACCTCGGTCGACCATCGCGACGCCCTGCCGGGCATCACCCGCGATACCATGATCGAGCTGTCGGGCGCACAATCGCGCGAAGTGACCTTGCACGAGTTGCTCGATGCCGACGAGGTCTTCGTCTGCGGCACCGCCGCCGAAGCGACCGCGATCGCCGTGCTCGACCGGCGCGAGTTCGGCGACAACCCGGTCACGCGCGAGCTGGCCGCTTTGTACGCGCGCGTGGTGCGGGGCGAGGAATCGCGCTACACCTCGTGGCTGACCCCGGTCTGA
- the ilvG gene encoding acetolactate synthase 2 catalytic subunit, with protein MNGARWLVQALAAEGVDTLFGYPGGTIMPFYDALHGSDLKHVLVRHEQGAAFAANGYARASGRVGVCVATSGPGASNLVTGIADAMLDSVPMVAITGQVATSLMGTDAFQELDVFGMTMPIVKHSFIVRRVDDLPGMVAEAFRLARSGRPGPVLIDLPKDVQNADATHLAAHVPLPTDPVPSAPDAAYHEAAALIAHAQKPLIYGGGGIALGDAVESFRAFVDGCQIPAVLTLKGLGALPAAHALNLGMLGMHGNRAANMSVQECDLLIVVGARFDDRATGKLAEFAPNARVVHMDLDACEIGKLRHADAAVNGDLRRALDALTPPCTAQLRGRNGNARRSWRDTCLQRKRDCTPRYDAPGESVYAPSLLKRLSELAPQAVVSCDVGQHQMWVAQHWRFDDPRKHLTSGALGAMGFGLPAAIGAQLALRRDGEPEPQVICVSGDGSFLMNVQELATAARYRLPVKIVLLDNQALGMVRQWQELFFERRYSEIDLSDNPDFCALATAFGIKAMYVDRADSVEEALAYMLDTPGPVLLHVAIDQAANVWPLVPPNHNNAQMLDPEANDADAIVSLTPPTTAEKEDAHAIPA; from the coding sequence ATGAACGGTGCCCGCTGGCTGGTGCAAGCACTGGCCGCAGAAGGCGTGGACACGCTGTTCGGTTATCCGGGCGGCACGATCATGCCTTTCTACGATGCCCTGCACGGGTCGGACCTCAAGCATGTGCTGGTCCGTCACGAGCAAGGCGCGGCTTTCGCGGCCAACGGCTATGCCCGTGCCAGCGGGCGAGTCGGTGTATGCGTAGCCACGTCCGGTCCGGGCGCGTCCAACCTGGTCACCGGCATCGCCGACGCGATGCTGGACTCGGTGCCGATGGTCGCCATCACCGGCCAGGTCGCGACCTCGCTGATGGGCACCGACGCCTTCCAGGAACTCGACGTGTTCGGCATGACCATGCCGATCGTCAAGCACAGCTTCATCGTGCGCCGCGTCGACGACTTGCCGGGCATGGTCGCCGAGGCCTTCCGGCTGGCGCGTTCGGGCCGTCCGGGCCCGGTGTTGATCGATCTGCCCAAGGACGTGCAGAACGCCGACGCTACCCATCTGGCCGCGCACGTGCCGCTGCCGACCGATCCGGTGCCGAGCGCGCCGGATGCGGCTTATCACGAAGCCGCGGCGTTGATCGCGCATGCGCAAAAGCCGCTGATCTACGGCGGCGGCGGCATCGCCCTGGGCGATGCGGTCGAGTCCTTCCGCGCCTTCGTCGACGGCTGCCAGATTCCGGCGGTGCTGACCCTCAAGGGCCTGGGCGCGCTGCCGGCCGCGCATGCCTTGAACCTGGGCATGCTGGGCATGCACGGCAACCGCGCCGCCAATATGTCGGTGCAGGAATGCGATCTGCTGATCGTGGTCGGTGCGCGCTTCGACGACCGCGCCACCGGCAAGCTGGCCGAGTTCGCACCGAACGCGCGCGTGGTCCACATGGACCTGGACGCCTGCGAAATCGGCAAGCTGCGTCACGCCGATGCCGCGGTCAACGGCGACCTGCGCCGTGCCCTGGATGCGCTGACGCCGCCGTGCACCGCGCAACTGCGCGGCCGCAACGGCAACGCGCGCCGCAGCTGGCGCGACACCTGCCTGCAACGCAAGCGCGACTGCACGCCGCGCTACGATGCGCCCGGCGAAAGCGTGTACGCGCCGTCGCTGCTCAAGCGGCTGTCCGAGCTGGCGCCTCAAGCGGTGGTCAGCTGCGACGTCGGCCAGCACCAGATGTGGGTCGCTCAGCACTGGCGCTTCGACGACCCGCGCAAGCACCTGACCAGCGGCGCCCTCGGCGCGATGGGCTTCGGCCTGCCCGCGGCGATCGGCGCGCAACTGGCGCTGCGCCGCGACGGCGAGCCGGAGCCGCAGGTCATCTGCGTCAGCGGCGACGGCTCGTTCCTGATGAACGTGCAGGAGCTGGCCACCGCCGCGCGTTACCGCCTGCCGGTGAAGATCGTCCTGCTCGACAACCAGGCCCTGGGCATGGTGCGGCAGTGGCAGGAGCTGTTCTTCGAACGCCGCTATTCCGAAATCGACCTGTCCGACAACCCGGACTTCTGCGCCCTGGCCACCGCGTTCGGCATCAAGGCCATGTACGTCGACCGCGCCGACTCGGTCGAGGAAGCGCTGGCCTACATGCTCGACACCCCGGGCCCGGTGCTGCTGCACGTCGCCATCGACCAGGCCGCCAACGTCTGGCCGCTGGTGCCGCCGAACCACAACAACGCTCAGATGCTCGACCCCGAGGCCAACGACGCCGACGCGATCGTCAGCCTGACGCCCCCCACCACCGCCGAGAAGGAGGACGCCCATGCGATACCAGCTTGA
- the ilvC gene encoding ketol-acid reductoisomerase, with protein sequence MTTSTASRPKIAIVGYGSQGRAHALNLRDSGFDVTVGLRPGGPTEIKAKADGFTVKSPAEAVAGAEIVAVLTPDMVQAQLYRDVIEPNIAQGACLLFAHGFNVHYGQIAPRADLDVVLVAPKGPGALVRREYEIGRGVPSVYAVHQDTSGRAEEFALTYCGGIGGARQNAIKTTFKEETETDLFGEQAVLCGGATKLVQAGWETLVEAGYQPEVAYYECLHELKLIVDLFYEGGVTRMHEFISETAQYGALTRGTYVVDDNTKAQMRKVLTEIQDGTFARQWIAEYASGNANYKKLKQGDLDHPIEAVGKKLRANMKWLDTAPKAQTAAPAAPRGERQEEAA encoded by the coding sequence ATGACCACCAGCACCGCCTCCCGCCCCAAGATCGCCATCGTCGGCTACGGCAGCCAGGGCCGCGCCCATGCGCTGAACCTGCGCGACTCCGGCTTCGACGTCACCGTAGGCCTGCGCCCGGGCGGCCCGACCGAGATCAAGGCCAAGGCCGACGGCTTTACCGTCAAATCGCCGGCCGAAGCCGTCGCCGGCGCCGAAATCGTCGCCGTGCTGACCCCGGACATGGTCCAGGCGCAGCTCTACCGCGACGTGATCGAACCCAACATCGCCCAGGGCGCCTGCCTGCTGTTCGCGCACGGCTTCAACGTGCACTACGGCCAGATCGCACCGCGCGCCGACCTGGACGTGGTGCTGGTCGCGCCGAAGGGCCCGGGCGCGCTGGTCCGCCGCGAATACGAAATCGGCCGCGGCGTGCCGAGCGTCTACGCCGTGCACCAGGACACCAGCGGTCGCGCCGAAGAGTTCGCCCTGACCTACTGCGGCGGCATCGGCGGCGCACGCCAGAACGCGATCAAGACCACCTTCAAGGAAGAGACCGAGACCGATCTGTTCGGCGAACAGGCGGTGCTGTGCGGCGGCGCGACCAAGCTGGTCCAGGCCGGCTGGGAAACCCTGGTCGAGGCCGGCTACCAGCCCGAAGTCGCCTACTACGAGTGCTTGCACGAACTGAAGCTGATCGTCGACCTGTTCTACGAAGGCGGCGTGACCCGCATGCACGAGTTCATCAGCGAGACCGCCCAGTACGGCGCGCTGACCCGCGGCACCTATGTGGTCGACGACAACACCAAGGCGCAGATGCGCAAGGTGCTGACCGAAATCCAGGACGGCACCTTCGCCCGCCAGTGGATCGCCGAGTACGCCTCGGGCAACGCCAACTACAAGAAGCTCAAGCAGGGCGACCTCGACCACCCGATCGAAGCGGTCGGCAAGAAGCTGCGCGCCAACATGAAGTGGCTGGACACCGCGCCGAAAGCGCAGACCGCCGCCCCCGCCGCGCCCCGCGGCGAACGACAGGAAGAGGCCGCCTGA
- a CDS encoding 2-isopropylmalate synthase, whose product MTNAITDAPQHVTIFDTSLRDGEQSPGCSMTASQKLRFAHALSELGVDVIEAGFPASSEADLEGTRAIVREVRGSTVATLARCHPGDIEACARALEGAAKPRIHVFISTSPLHRQHKLNLDKEQVIERAIAAVEQARRYVDDVEFSAEDALRTEHDYLAQICSAAVATGARTLNIPDTVGYTTPSEIRSLFEYLRANVRDADRAVFSAHCHNDLGLAVANSLAAIEGGARQVECTINGIGERAGNCALEELVMALRVRNAYYNVGTRIDTRRLVPTSRLLSRITGMVVQRNKAIVGQNAFAHESGIHQHGMLKHRGTYEIMHPEDVGWAQSQMVMGRHSGRAALSDRLQTLGFTLDEARLNAVFAGFKALAEKKREVFDADLESLVLGADAKAARGHRLVRAHVSTGVADGSLPTASVQLLDPDGAAVSEAAIGDGPVHALFAALARATGVALRIDSYNVSSVTTGDDAQGQASVTARIDGIEMTGSGTSTDIIEASALAWLDVANRIRRTQQAPQRLTATA is encoded by the coding sequence ATTACCAACGCGATCACCGACGCGCCTCAACACGTCACCATCTTCGACACCAGCCTGCGCGACGGCGAGCAATCGCCCGGTTGCAGCATGACCGCCTCGCAGAAGCTGCGCTTCGCCCACGCCCTGTCCGAGCTCGGCGTCGACGTCATCGAAGCCGGCTTCCCGGCCAGCTCCGAAGCCGATCTGGAAGGCACCCGCGCGATCGTGCGCGAGGTACGCGGCTCGACCGTCGCGACCCTGGCGCGCTGCCACCCCGGCGACATCGAAGCCTGTGCGCGCGCGCTCGAAGGCGCCGCCAAGCCGCGCATCCATGTCTTCATCTCGACCAGCCCGTTGCACCGCCAGCACAAGCTCAACCTCGACAAGGAGCAGGTGATCGAACGCGCGATCGCCGCGGTCGAACAGGCGCGTCGATACGTCGACGACGTCGAATTCTCGGCCGAGGACGCGCTGCGCACCGAGCACGACTATCTGGCGCAGATCTGCAGCGCCGCGGTCGCCACCGGCGCGCGCACCTTGAATATCCCCGACACCGTCGGCTACACCACGCCGAGCGAAATCCGCAGCCTGTTCGAGTACCTGCGCGCGAACGTGCGCGACGCCGACCGCGCCGTGTTCAGCGCCCACTGCCACAACGACCTGGGCCTGGCCGTGGCCAACAGCCTGGCCGCGATCGAAGGCGGCGCGCGCCAGGTCGAGTGCACCATCAACGGCATCGGCGAACGCGCCGGCAACTGCGCCCTGGAAGAGCTGGTGATGGCGCTGCGCGTGCGCAACGCTTATTACAACGTCGGCACGCGCATCGACACGCGCCGGCTGGTGCCGACCTCGCGCCTGCTGTCGCGCATCACCGGCATGGTGGTCCAGCGCAACAAGGCCATCGTCGGCCAGAACGCCTTCGCCCACGAGTCCGGCATCCACCAGCACGGCATGCTCAAGCACCGGGGCACCTACGAGATCATGCATCCGGAAGACGTGGGCTGGGCGCAGTCGCAGATGGTGATGGGCCGCCACAGCGGCCGCGCCGCATTGAGCGACCGCCTGCAGACCCTGGGTTTCACCCTGGACGAGGCGCGCTTGAACGCGGTGTTCGCCGGCTTCAAAGCCTTGGCCGAGAAAAAGCGCGAAGTGTTCGACGCCGACCTGGAATCGCTGGTGCTCGGCGCCGACGCCAAAGCCGCCCGCGGCCATCGCCTGGTACGCGCGCACGTCAGCACCGGCGTCGCCGACGGCAGCCTGCCGACCGCGAGCGTGCAGTTGCTCGATCCCGACGGCGCCGCGGTCAGCGAGGCGGCGATCGGCGACGGCCCGGTGCACGCCTTGTTCGCCGCGCTCGCGCGCGCGACCGGCGTAGCCTTGCGCATCGACAGCTACAACGTGTCGAGCGTGACCACCGGCGACGACGCCCAGGGCCAGGCCAGCGTGACCGCGCGCATCGACGGCATCGAGATGACCGGCTCGGGCACCAGCACCGACATCATCGAGGCCAGCGCCCTGGCCTGGCTCGACGTCGCCAACCGCATCCGTCGCACCCAGCAGGCGCCGCAGCGGCTGACGGCCACGGCATGA
- a CDS encoding ACT domain-containing protein yields MRYQLELTLRQAEGALARVLGAAERRGFRPLSVDGEAQPDGDRWHLRMTVEGDRADSALQSQLAKLYDCLAVEVSPCT; encoded by the coding sequence ATGCGATACCAGCTTGAACTGACCCTGCGCCAGGCCGAAGGCGCGCTGGCTCGCGTATTGGGCGCCGCCGAACGTCGCGGCTTCCGTCCCCTGTCGGTGGACGGCGAAGCGCAACCCGACGGCGATCGTTGGCATCTGCGCATGACCGTGGAGGGCGACCGCGCCGACTCCGCGCTGCAGAGCCAACTCGCCAAGCTTTACGACTGTCTTGCTGTCGAGGTTTCCCCATGCACCTGA